One window of Burkholderia cepacia GG4 genomic DNA carries:
- a CDS encoding methionine ABC transporter ATP-binding protein, which translates to MTQLFDTLGFIEASAVRAGAGVGARAHEERAASADGPAVSLTNVGKVFATPRGQAAALREVTLDVRRGEVFGIIGRSGAGKSTLLRLVNGLERPSSGSVRVQGVDVGALDEDGLVALRRRTGMVFQHFNLLSAKTVFENVALPLKIAGVPKAERARKVDALLELVGLAAKRDAYPASLSGGQKQRVGIARALVHDPEVLLCDEATSALDPETTQSILALLADINRRLGLTIVLITHEMEVIRAVCDTVAVIEQGEVVETGPVWRVFGDPRHGATRALLSTLVHDLPAELAARVQPLPAQAALPDGAQVVLDVRYTGESGGEPDVGALAAALGGSVRFLHGGIERIQGHAQGRLVIAASPGQSPAGGGAVAALLNRARRHANHAEVLGYV; encoded by the coding sequence ATGACGCAATTGTTCGATACGCTGGGTTTTATCGAGGCATCGGCCGTGCGTGCCGGCGCCGGCGTCGGCGCACGCGCGCATGAGGAAAGGGCCGCGTCGGCCGACGGCCCTGCCGTGTCGCTGACGAACGTCGGCAAGGTGTTCGCGACGCCGCGCGGCCAGGCCGCCGCGCTGCGCGAGGTGACGCTCGACGTGCGGCGCGGCGAGGTGTTCGGGATCATCGGCCGCAGCGGCGCCGGCAAGTCGACGCTGCTGCGGCTCGTCAACGGGCTCGAACGCCCGAGTTCGGGCAGCGTGCGCGTGCAGGGCGTCGACGTCGGCGCGCTCGACGAGGATGGACTCGTCGCGCTGCGTCGCCGCACCGGCATGGTGTTCCAGCATTTCAACCTGCTGTCGGCGAAGACGGTGTTCGAGAACGTCGCGCTGCCGCTGAAGATCGCCGGCGTGCCGAAGGCCGAGCGCGCGCGCAAGGTCGATGCGTTGCTCGAGCTAGTCGGGCTCGCCGCGAAGCGCGACGCGTATCCGGCGAGCCTGTCGGGCGGCCAGAAGCAGCGCGTCGGCATCGCGCGGGCGCTGGTGCACGATCCGGAGGTGCTGCTGTGCGACGAGGCGACGTCGGCGCTCGATCCCGAGACGACGCAATCGATCCTCGCGCTGCTCGCCGACATCAATCGCCGCCTCGGGCTGACGATCGTGCTGATCACGCACGAAATGGAGGTGATCCGCGCGGTGTGCGACACGGTCGCGGTGATCGAGCAGGGTGAAGTCGTCGAAACGGGCCCGGTGTGGCGCGTGTTCGGCGATCCGCGCCACGGCGCGACGCGCGCGCTGCTCAGCACGCTCGTGCACGACCTGCCGGCCGAACTGGCCGCGCGCGTGCAGCCGTTGCCGGCGCAGGCCGCGCTGCCCGATGGCGCGCAGGTCGTGCTCGACGTCCGCTATACGGGCGAAAGCGGCGGCGAACCGGACGTCGGCGCGCTCGCGGCGGCGCTCGGCGGCTCGGTGCGCTTCCTGCACGGCGGGATCGAGCGCATTCAGGGGCATGCGCAGGGGCGCCTCGTGATCGCTGCGTCGCCCGGTCAGTCGCCCGCAGGCGGTGGCGCGGTCGCCGCCTTGCTCAATCGCGCACGCCGCCACGCGAATCACGCGGAGGTGCTCGGTTATGTTTGA
- a CDS encoding methionine ABC transporter permease: MFELWWPELLDAIRDTLSMVAASAAIAALLGIPLAVVLVTTAPGGIYARRGVNAVLGALVNVFRSTPFIILLVALLPFTRVLIGTTIGVWAAVVPLSIAAIPFFARIAEVSLREVDRGLIEAALAMGAKRRHIVWHVLLPEALPGMLGGFTITVVALIGSTAMAGAVGAGGLGDLAIRYGYQRFDTTVMATVIVILIALVSAVQITGDRLVRHVTRRT, from the coding sequence ATGTTTGAACTCTGGTGGCCCGAACTGCTCGACGCGATCCGCGACACGCTGTCGATGGTCGCCGCATCGGCCGCGATCGCCGCGCTGCTCGGCATCCCGCTCGCGGTGGTCCTCGTGACGACCGCGCCCGGCGGCATCTACGCGCGACGCGGCGTGAACGCGGTGCTCGGCGCGCTCGTCAACGTGTTCCGCTCGACGCCGTTCATCATCCTGCTCGTCGCGCTGTTGCCGTTTACGCGTGTGCTGATCGGCACGACGATCGGCGTATGGGCGGCCGTCGTGCCGCTGTCGATCGCCGCGATTCCGTTTTTCGCGCGGATTGCCGAGGTGAGCCTGCGCGAAGTCGATCGCGGGCTGATCGAGGCCGCGCTCGCGATGGGCGCGAAGCGCCGCCACATCGTGTGGCACGTGCTGCTGCCCGAGGCGCTGCCCGGCATGCTCGGCGGTTTCACGATCACCGTCGTCGCGCTGATCGGCTCGACCGCGATGGCGGGTGCCGTCGGCGCGGGCGGGCTCGGCGATCTGGCGATCCGCTACGGCTATCAGCGCTTCGACACCACCGTCATGGCAACCGTGATCGTGATCCTGATCGCGCTCGTCTCGGCCGTGCAAATCACGGGCGACCGCCTGGTCCGACATGTGACCCGGCGCACCTGA
- a CDS encoding acyl-CoA dehydrogenase family protein has protein sequence MNDPRGPATLAPDSGAPAVDEDVLARAIDALRTTAAARDRTGGHAADDKQRLADAGLLTLAVPREFGGQEAAWPAIYDTIRRIARVDSALAHLVGFQILQVVSVDVWGGPAQRERYLRGTVEHRWWWGNAVNPLDTRLVATATPDGGYRLDGVKGFCSGTRGSQRMTVSAHDPATGRAVFGVVPTDRRGITVNEDWDPIGQRQTDSGSVRFDGVTLAPDEVLHRSEVPPTPRATLRTLVSQLVLTNLFVGLAEGALAEARDYVLTHGRPWIHSGAAQASDDPYTLQRFGDMRVQAVAAASLADRAAVALQRAWSRREALTADERAEVALAVSDAKIVAQRAALDNGEALFDACGARATAASLGLDRFWRNARTHTLHDPLDYRLRDVGRFALTGELPQASLYT, from the coding sequence ATGAACGATCCACGCGGCCCGGCGACGCTTGCGCCGGATAGCGGGGCGCCTGCCGTCGACGAAGACGTGCTGGCGCGCGCGATCGACGCGCTGCGCACGACTGCTGCCGCGCGCGATCGCACGGGCGGCCACGCGGCCGACGACAAGCAGCGGCTCGCCGACGCGGGCCTGCTGACGCTCGCGGTGCCGCGCGAATTTGGCGGACAGGAAGCCGCGTGGCCGGCGATCTACGACACGATCCGGCGGATCGCGCGCGTCGACAGCGCGCTCGCGCATCTGGTCGGGTTTCAGATCCTGCAGGTGGTCAGCGTCGACGTGTGGGGCGGCCCGGCACAGCGCGAACGCTATCTGCGCGGCACGGTCGAGCATCGCTGGTGGTGGGGCAATGCGGTCAATCCGCTCGACACGCGGCTGGTGGCGACTGCAACGCCGGATGGCGGCTACCGGCTCGACGGCGTGAAGGGTTTCTGTTCGGGCACGCGCGGCTCGCAGCGGATGACGGTGTCGGCGCACGATCCCGCAACGGGCCGCGCCGTGTTCGGCGTGGTGCCGACCGATCGTCGCGGGATCACGGTCAACGAAGACTGGGACCCGATCGGCCAGCGCCAGACCGATAGCGGCAGCGTGCGCTTCGACGGCGTGACGCTCGCGCCCGACGAAGTGCTGCACCGGTCCGAAGTGCCGCCGACGCCGCGCGCGACGCTGCGCACGCTGGTGTCGCAGCTCGTGCTGACGAACCTGTTCGTCGGGCTCGCGGAAGGTGCGCTCGCCGAGGCGCGCGACTATGTGCTGACACATGGCCGGCCGTGGATTCACTCGGGTGCCGCGCAGGCGAGCGACGATCCCTACACGCTGCAGCGCTTCGGCGACATGCGCGTGCAGGCGGTTGCCGCGGCGTCACTGGCCGATCGCGCGGCCGTCGCGTTGCAGCGCGCATGGTCGCGGCGCGAAGCGCTGACGGCCGACGAACGCGCCGAAGTGGCGCTCGCCGTGTCGGACGCGAAGATCGTCGCGCAACGCGCGGCGCTCGATAACGGCGAGGCGCTGTTCGATGCGTGCGGCGCGCGGGCGACGGCCGCATCGCTCGGCCTCGACCGCTTCTGGCGCAATGCGCGCACGCATACGCTGCACGATCCGCTCGACTATCGGCTGCGCGATGTCGGCCGGTTCGCGCTGACGGGGGAACTGCCGCAGGCGTCGCTTTATACGTAA
- a CDS encoding Lrp/AsnC family transcriptional regulator, whose product MPIKLDAIDRRILRALQRDSNQTNAELAQQVGLSPTPCLRRVHLLEEQGVIDAYVALLNPAAVELRFTAFVRVTLERQDKTTVERFAREMEQAPEVLECHLMAGSYDYLLRVIAKDLDDYQRFQMETLTQIEGVRNVETEIPLKRIKQTVRLPI is encoded by the coding sequence ATGCCAATCAAACTGGACGCGATCGATCGGCGCATTTTGCGTGCGCTGCAACGGGATTCGAACCAGACGAACGCCGAACTCGCGCAACAGGTCGGTCTGTCGCCCACGCCCTGCCTGCGCCGCGTTCATCTGCTCGAGGAACAGGGCGTCATCGATGCCTACGTCGCGCTGCTGAACCCGGCGGCCGTCGAACTGCGATTTACGGCATTCGTGCGCGTCACGCTGGAGCGCCAGGACAAGACGACCGTCGAACGCTTCGCCCGCGAGATGGAGCAGGCGCCCGAAGTGCTCGAATGCCACCTGATGGCCGGCAGTTACGACTATCTGCTGCGGGTCATCGCGAAGGATCTCGATGACTATCAGCGCTTTCAGATGGAAACGCTCACGCAGATCGAAGGCGTACGCAACGTCGAAACCGAGATTCCGCTGAAGCGCATCAAGCAGACGGTGCGTCTGCCGATCTAG
- a CDS encoding LysE family translocator, with protein sequence MPHIAWLPFMATSLLIILTPGQDMVLVMSRTLSGGTRAGLVTAAGVSVGLLVHTMLATLGLGALLQASEWLFMALKIVGALYLLYLGITLLRSSGELTLASSRDAPASRLRTFAQGALSNVSNPKVALFYLAFLPQFVPAGAAHPMLSLFVLGTTFAGLTFLVKGPVALFAGLLSTSIRRNPRILTRMHRVSGAVLLALGVKLAFERR encoded by the coding sequence ATGCCGCACATAGCCTGGTTGCCGTTCATGGCGACATCCCTTCTGATCATTCTGACGCCGGGCCAGGACATGGTGCTCGTCATGTCGCGCACGCTATCCGGCGGAACGCGTGCCGGCCTCGTGACCGCGGCGGGCGTCAGCGTCGGGCTGCTCGTGCATACGATGCTCGCGACGCTCGGGCTGGGTGCACTTCTTCAGGCATCCGAATGGTTGTTCATGGCCTTGAAGATCGTCGGCGCGCTGTATCTGCTGTATCTCGGCATCACGCTGCTGCGTTCGTCGGGTGAGCTGACGCTCGCAAGCAGTCGCGACGCGCCGGCATCGCGGCTGCGCACGTTCGCGCAAGGCGCGCTGTCCAACGTGTCGAATCCGAAGGTCGCGCTGTTCTACCTCGCATTTCTGCCGCAGTTCGTCCCCGCGGGCGCCGCGCATCCGATGCTGTCGCTGTTCGTGCTCGGCACGACGTTTGCCGGCCTGACGTTTCTCGTCAAGGGGCCGGTCGCGCTGTTCGCGGGCCTGTTGTCGACGTCGATTCGGCGTAATCCGCGCATCCTGACCCGTATGCACCGGGTGAGCGGCGCGGTCCTGCTCGCGCTTGGCGTGAAGCTGGCGTTCGAGCGCCGCTGA
- a CDS encoding helix-turn-helix domain-containing protein: MNSTAARHSLPPSAGRASGVGPLLRTWRQRRRLSQMALAVDAEVSARHLSFVESGRAQPSRDMVLHLAERLDVPLRERNALLVAAGYAPLFRERPFSDPQLDAARHAVEAVLRGHEPYPALAVDRHWTLLAANRMLGALVAQADPALLQPPVNVLRLSLHPDGLAAQIVNWHEWRAHLLHRLQRQIDASGDRMLHALRDELAAYPAPPGEPDDPDARADHADIAVPLRLRTAAGELTVFGTPVDVTLSELAIEAFFPANPETVDAMRALADTLPA, translated from the coding sequence ATGAACTCGACCGCCGCCCGCCACTCGCTTCCCCCGTCCGCCGGCCGCGCGTCCGGCGTCGGCCCGCTGCTGCGCACGTGGCGCCAACGCCGGCGCCTGAGCCAGATGGCGCTTGCGGTCGATGCGGAGGTGTCCGCGCGGCACCTGAGCTTCGTCGAATCGGGTCGCGCACAGCCGAGCCGCGACATGGTGCTGCATCTCGCGGAGCGCCTCGACGTGCCGCTGCGCGAGCGCAATGCGCTGCTCGTCGCGGCCGGCTATGCGCCACTGTTTCGCGAGCGGCCGTTCTCCGATCCGCAGCTCGACGCGGCGCGCCATGCAGTCGAAGCCGTGCTGCGCGGCCATGAGCCCTACCCGGCACTCGCGGTGGATCGCCACTGGACGCTGCTCGCCGCGAACCGGATGCTCGGCGCACTGGTCGCGCAGGCCGATCCTGCGCTGTTGCAGCCGCCCGTCAACGTGCTGCGCCTGAGCCTGCATCCGGACGGCCTCGCGGCGCAGATCGTCAACTGGCACGAATGGCGCGCGCATCTCCTGCATCGGCTGCAACGACAGATCGACGCGAGCGGCGACCGCATGCTGCATGCATTGCGCGACGAACTCGCCGCGTATCCGGCGCCGCCCGGCGAGCCTGACGACCCCGACGCGCGCGCCGACCATGCGGACATCGCAGTGCCGCTGCGGCTGCGCACGGCGGCCGGCGAGCTGACGGTGTTCGGCACGCCGGTCGACGTCACGCTGTCGGAGTTGGCGATCGAGGCGTTTTTTCCGGCGAATCCGGAGACGGTGGACGCGATGCGGGCGCTGGCGGACACGTTGCCGGCGTAG
- a CDS encoding DUF2167 domain-containing protein, with protein MKKLAVRVACVAMLAFAATSGHAQTEAAQVEMRAAAAATNKAVVNGPADIDVKHEAVLKLKAGESFVPAAEAGRYLRSMGNSIDESKLVGLVLPEDPDADWISVVSFEPSGYIRDDDAKDWKPDELLKSLQAGTEEDNPARKERGLPETEVVGWAQAPAYDAATHRLVWSAIIREKGAAANAEHDGVNYRTLVLGRDGYLSLTMASTLAELPKYKASADDLLANIRFNDGKRYADFNKSTDHVAEYGLAALIVGVGAKKLGLLALIGAFAVKFFKIGAVALLAGGAALKRFFGARPKQEPVPVVADATDSAAVSGAERKE; from the coding sequence ATGAAAAAACTCGCCGTCCGCGTCGCCTGCGTGGCGATGCTCGCATTCGCCGCGACCAGCGGCCACGCGCAAACCGAAGCCGCGCAGGTCGAAATGAGGGCCGCCGCCGCGGCAACCAACAAGGCGGTCGTGAACGGGCCGGCCGATATCGACGTGAAGCATGAAGCGGTGCTGAAGCTGAAGGCAGGCGAATCGTTCGTGCCGGCCGCCGAAGCCGGCCGCTACTTGCGCTCGATGGGCAACTCGATCGACGAGTCGAAGCTGGTCGGCCTCGTGCTGCCCGAGGATCCGGACGCCGACTGGATCTCGGTCGTGTCATTCGAGCCGAGCGGCTACATCCGCGACGACGACGCGAAGGACTGGAAGCCCGACGAATTGCTGAAAAGCCTGCAGGCCGGTACCGAGGAAGACAACCCGGCACGCAAGGAGCGCGGCCTGCCCGAAACCGAGGTGGTCGGCTGGGCGCAGGCGCCCGCGTACGACGCCGCCACGCACCGCCTCGTATGGTCCGCGATCATCCGCGAGAAGGGCGCGGCCGCGAACGCGGAGCACGACGGCGTGAACTACCGGACGCTCGTGCTCGGCCGCGATGGCTACCTGTCGCTGACGATGGCGTCGACGCTCGCCGAGCTGCCGAAGTACAAGGCCTCGGCCGACGACCTGCTCGCGAACATCCGCTTCAACGACGGCAAGCGCTACGCCGATTTCAACAAGTCGACCGACCATGTCGCCGAGTATGGTCTCGCGGCGCTGATCGTCGGCGTCGGCGCGAAGAAGCTCGGCCTGCTCGCGCTGATCGGCGCGTTTGCCGTGAAGTTCTTCAAGATCGGCGCGGTCGCGCTGCTGGCGGGCGGCGCGGCGTTGAAGCGCTTCTTCGGCGCCAGGCCGAAGCAGGAACCCGTGCCGGTCGTCGCCGATGCAACTGACTCAGCCGCCGTGTCCGGCGCGGAGCGCAAGGAATGA
- a CDS encoding site-2 protease family protein, which yields MTKLLLLLFGGLKLGKVLMSAGTMLASIAVYALFYGWRFAAGFGALLLVHEAGHYVAARRRGLDVGLPTFIPFVGAWIQLKDMPHDAETEAYVGLAGPFVGTLGALACYAAARHYDSNLLLALSYTGFFLNLFNMIPLSPFDGGRITAVLSPRIWFAGVPVLIALFAYRPSPLLIVMAILALPQLKRAWRYDPDAPENRAYYATSIETKTTYALCYVGLLAFLALMTSGVHDMLRVAHSAA from the coding sequence ATGACGAAGTTGCTGCTGCTGCTCTTCGGCGGCCTGAAGCTCGGCAAGGTGCTCATGTCGGCGGGCACCATGCTGGCGTCGATCGCGGTCTACGCGCTGTTCTACGGCTGGCGGTTCGCGGCCGGCTTCGGCGCACTGCTGCTGGTGCACGAAGCCGGTCACTATGTGGCCGCGCGGCGGCGCGGGCTCGACGTCGGGCTGCCGACCTTCATCCCGTTCGTCGGCGCGTGGATCCAGCTGAAGGACATGCCGCACGACGCCGAAACCGAGGCGTATGTCGGCCTGGCCGGCCCGTTCGTCGGCACGCTCGGCGCGCTGGCCTGCTACGCGGCCGCACGGCACTACGACAGCAACCTGCTGCTCGCGCTGTCCTATACGGGCTTCTTCCTGAACCTGTTCAACATGATTCCGCTGTCGCCGTTCGACGGCGGGCGGATCACCGCGGTGCTGTCGCCGCGCATCTGGTTCGCGGGCGTGCCCGTGCTGATCGCGCTGTTCGCGTACCGGCCGAGCCCGTTGTTGATCGTGATGGCGATCCTCGCGCTGCCGCAGTTGAAGCGCGCCTGGCGCTACGATCCGGACGCGCCGGAGAACCGCGCGTACTACGCGACGTCGATCGAGACGAAGACGACCTACGCGCTCTGCTACGTCGGCCTGCTCGCGTTTCTCGCGCTCATGACCTCCGGCGTGCACGACATGCTGCGCGTCGCGCATTCCGCGGCCTGA
- a CDS encoding MFS transporter has protein sequence MPNQTTPRDLPIDLAGSARRTAVRYWILAMLFVVTTLNYADRATLSITGTPIRKAFGIDPVTMGYIFSAFSWAYVLAQLPSGWLLDRFGARRVYATSIFLWSAFTLLQSTIGLGGSAAFAVTALFVMRFAVGIAEAPAFPANAKVVASWFPTAERGTASAIFNAAQYFAAVVFSPLMAWLTHAYGWHQVYLWLGLAGIALAFLWLRVMKDPIDHPAVNRAELEHIEQGGGLVRTTAHRNGAASEGSRVAGWYYVRQLLSIRMLLGVYLGQYCVNVLTYFFLTWFPIYLVQARGMSLLKAGFMTSLPAICGFLGGVLGGMLSDTLIRRGVSLTLARKIPIVGGMLLSMAIIGCNYVDSEALVIVLMAVSFFGKGIGSLGWAVVADTAPKEAIGLSGSLFNMFGNTAGIVAPIAIGYLVGASGSFNGALVFVGLNALVTVFSYLVIVKDIKRVELRHRDA, from the coding sequence GTGCCCAATCAGACCACCCCTCGCGATCTTCCGATCGATCTCGCCGGCAGCGCGCGCCGCACCGCCGTGCGCTACTGGATCCTGGCGATGCTGTTCGTCGTCACGACGCTCAACTATGCGGATCGCGCGACGCTGTCGATCACCGGCACGCCGATCCGCAAGGCCTTCGGCATCGATCCGGTGACGATGGGCTACATCTTCTCGGCGTTCAGCTGGGCGTACGTGCTCGCGCAGTTGCCGAGCGGCTGGCTGCTCGACCGCTTCGGCGCCCGTCGCGTGTATGCGACCAGCATCTTCCTGTGGTCGGCGTTCACGCTGCTGCAAAGCACGATCGGCCTCGGCGGCAGCGCCGCGTTCGCGGTGACCGCGCTGTTCGTGATGCGCTTCGCGGTCGGCATCGCCGAGGCGCCCGCGTTCCCCGCGAACGCCAAGGTCGTCGCGAGCTGGTTCCCGACCGCGGAGCGCGGCACGGCGTCGGCAATCTTCAACGCCGCGCAGTATTTCGCGGCGGTGGTGTTCTCGCCGCTGATGGCGTGGCTCACGCACGCGTACGGCTGGCACCAGGTGTACCTGTGGCTCGGCCTCGCCGGCATCGCGCTCGCGTTCCTCTGGCTGCGCGTGATGAAGGACCCGATCGACCATCCGGCGGTGAACCGCGCGGAACTCGAGCATATCGAGCAGGGTGGCGGCCTCGTGCGCACCACGGCGCACCGCAACGGCGCGGCGTCCGAAGGCAGCCGCGTCGCGGGCTGGTACTACGTGCGCCAGCTGCTGTCGATCCGGATGCTGCTCGGCGTCTATCTCGGCCAGTACTGCGTGAACGTGCTCACCTACTTCTTCCTCACGTGGTTCCCGATCTACCTCGTGCAGGCGCGCGGGATGTCGCTGCTGAAAGCCGGCTTCATGACGTCGCTGCCGGCGATCTGCGGGTTCCTCGGCGGCGTGCTCGGCGGGATGCTGTCGGACACGCTGATCCGTCGCGGCGTATCGCTGACGCTCGCGCGCAAGATTCCGATCGTCGGCGGGATGCTGCTGTCGATGGCGATCATCGGCTGCAACTACGTCGACAGCGAAGCGCTGGTAATCGTGCTGATGGCCGTGTCGTTCTTCGGCAAGGGAATCGGCTCGCTCGGCTGGGCCGTGGTCGCGGACACCGCGCCGAAGGAAGCGATCGGCCTGTCGGGCAGCCTGTTCAACATGTTCGGCAACACGGCCGGCATCGTCGCGCCGATCGCGATCGGCTACCTGGTCGGCGCAAGCGGCTCGTTCAACGGCGCACTCGTGTTCGTCGGGCTGAACGCGCTCGTCACGGTGTTCAGCTATCTGGTGATCGTGAAGGACATCAAGCGCGTCGAGCTGCGTCATCGCGACGCCTGA
- a CDS encoding aldehyde dehydrogenase (NADP(+)): protein MQLTGEMLIGADAVAGSAGTLRAFDPSKGAPIDAPAFGVATLADVQRACELARDAFDAYRTQPLAARAAFLEAIADEIVALGDALIERAHAETGLPVARLQGERGRTVGQLRLFARVVRDGRFLAASIDPAQPARTPLPRSDLRLQKVGLGPVVVFGASNFPLAFSVAGGDTASALAAGCPVIVKAHEAHLGTSELVGRAIRAAVAKCGMPAGVFSLLIGPGRVIGAALVSHPAIQAVGFTGSRQGGMALVQLANARPQPIPVYAEMSSINPVVLFPAALAARGDAIATGFVDSLTLGVGQFCTNPGLVLAIDGPDLDRFESVAAQALANKPAGVMLTRGIADAYRNGRGKLADLPDVREIGAGEPAQTECQAGGALYQAGAQAFLAEPAFSHEVFGPASLIVRCRDLDEVARVLDALEGQLTATLQMDADDKPLARRLLPILERKAGRLLVNGYPTGVEVCDAMVHGGPFPATSNPAVTSVGATAIDRFLRPVCYQDFPDDLLPEGLQESNPLAIPRLRDGKAE from the coding sequence ATGCAACTGACTGGAGAGATGCTGATCGGCGCCGACGCGGTGGCCGGCTCGGCCGGTACCTTGCGCGCGTTCGACCCGTCGAAGGGCGCGCCGATCGATGCGCCCGCATTCGGCGTCGCGACGCTGGCCGATGTCCAGCGCGCATGCGAACTCGCGCGCGACGCATTCGACGCGTACCGCACGCAGCCGCTCGCGGCCCGCGCGGCGTTTCTCGAAGCGATCGCCGACGAAATCGTCGCGCTCGGCGACGCGCTGATCGAGCGCGCACACGCCGAGACGGGCCTGCCGGTCGCCCGCCTGCAGGGCGAGCGCGGCCGCACCGTCGGCCAGCTTCGGCTGTTCGCGCGCGTCGTGCGCGACGGGCGGTTCCTCGCCGCGTCGATCGATCCCGCGCAGCCGGCGCGCACGCCGCTGCCACGCTCGGACCTGCGGTTGCAGAAGGTCGGGCTCGGGCCCGTCGTCGTGTTCGGCGCAAGCAACTTCCCGCTTGCGTTCTCGGTGGCCGGCGGCGATACCGCGTCGGCACTGGCGGCCGGCTGTCCGGTGATCGTGAAGGCCCATGAGGCACACCTCGGCACGTCCGAGCTGGTCGGCCGTGCGATCCGCGCAGCCGTCGCGAAATGCGGGATGCCGGCCGGCGTGTTCTCGCTGCTGATCGGCCCCGGCCGCGTGATCGGCGCGGCGCTGGTCAGCCATCCGGCGATCCAGGCAGTCGGCTTCACCGGTTCGCGGCAGGGCGGCATGGCGCTCGTGCAGCTCGCGAACGCGCGCCCGCAGCCGATTCCCGTCTACGCGGAAATGAGCAGCATCAACCCGGTCGTGCTGTTCCCGGCCGCGTTGGCCGCGCGCGGTGACGCGATCGCGACCGGCTTCGTCGATTCGCTGACGCTCGGCGTCGGCCAGTTCTGTACGAACCCGGGCCTCGTGCTGGCAATCGATGGCCCCGACCTCGACCGCTTCGAGTCCGTCGCCGCACAGGCGCTCGCGAACAAGCCGGCCGGCGTGATGCTGACGCGCGGGATCGCCGACGCATATCGCAACGGTCGCGGCAAGCTCGCCGACCTGCCGGACGTGCGCGAAATCGGCGCGGGCGAGCCGGCACAGACCGAATGCCAGGCGGGCGGTGCGCTTTACCAGGCCGGCGCGCAGGCGTTCCTGGCCGAGCCGGCGTTCAGCCACGAGGTGTTCGGGCCGGCGTCGCTGATCGTGCGCTGCCGCGATCTCGACGAAGTCGCGCGCGTGCTCGACGCGCTCGAGGGCCAGCTGACCGCCACGCTGCAGATGGACGCTGACGACAAGCCGCTCGCGCGCCGCCTGCTGCCGATCCTCGAACGCAAGGCCGGCCGCCTGCTCGTCAACGGCTACCCGACCGGCGTCGAGGTGTGCGACGCGATGGTCCACGGCGGCCCGTTCCCGGCGACGTCGAACCCGGCCGTCACGTCGGTCGGCGCGACGGCGATCGACCGCTTCCTGCGGCCCGTGTGCTACCAGGATTTCCCGGACGACCTGCTGCCCGAAGGGCTGCAGGAAAGCAATCCGCTCGCGATTCCGCGGCTGCGGGACGGGAAGGCGGAGTGA